In the genome of Vanacampus margaritifer isolate UIUO_Vmar chromosome 1, RoL_Vmar_1.0, whole genome shotgun sequence, one region contains:
- the LOC144055317 gene encoding transmembrane protein 47-like, protein MSSAVTETEESASSSPLTPLKLVGLLCVFLALCLDVGAVMSPAWVTADDQYYLSLWESCWKPMSTDKWQCNTTLSSDWQVATLALLLGGGALVLMSFLVALVAVCIGTRRRFYRPVAFMLFATVVLQACSLVLYPIKFIESINLKIYHEFNWGYGLAWGGTIFAFGGGVLYCLNPKSYEVYY, encoded by the exons ATGTCGTCGGCTGTCACCGAGACGGAGGAATCGGCGAGCAGCTCGCCGCTCACGCCGCTCAAGCTGGTCGGGCTGCTTTGCGTTTTCCTGGCGTTGTGCCTGGATGTGGGCGCCGTGATGAGTCCCGCGTGGGTGACGGCTGACGACCAATACTACCTGTCCCTGTGGGAGTCCTGCTGGAAGCCGATGAGCACCGACAAGTGGCAGTGCAACACCACGTTGAGCTCAG ACTGGCAGGTTGCCACGCTAGCGCTGTTGCTCGGAGGCGGAGCCCTAGTGCTGATGTCATTCCTGGTTGCTCTGGTGGCCGTTTGCATCGGCACCAGACGGCGATTCTACAGGCCTGTCGCCTTCATGCTTTTTGCTACAG TGGTCCTGCAGGCCTGCAGCTTGGTGCTCTACCCCATCAAGTTCATTGAAAGCATCAACCTGAAGATTTACCACGAGTTCAACTGGGGCTACGGCCTGGCCTGGGGCGGGACCATCTTCGCTTTCGGCGGCGGCGTCCTCTATTGCCTCAACCCCAAAAGCTACGAGGTGTACTACTAG